One Cucurbita pepo subsp. pepo cultivar mu-cu-16 chromosome LG07, ASM280686v2, whole genome shotgun sequence genomic region harbors:
- the LOC111798434 gene encoding protein BASIC PENTACYSTEINE6-like gives MDDSGHRENGRHKAEQYKSAQGQWMMQHQPSMKQIMAIMAERDAAVQERNLALSEKKAAIAERDMAYLQRDAAIAERNNALLERDNAIATLQYRENSLTNNNLSCPPGCQIARGVKHIHHPQQQQQQQHTHHHVPHMNESTYNSRELHANDACPVSSQVASESTKVRRNKRTKEDNKTVTAPNKKVSKAPRKVKREAEDLNKIMLGKSQEWKDGIGIVSGGDDLNKHLVVSKSDWKGQDLGLNQVAFDESTMPAPICSCTGVIRQCYKWGNGGWQSACCTTTVSMYPLPAVPNKRHARVGGRKMSGSAFNKLLSRLTAEGHDLSAPVDLKNHWAKHGTNRYITIK, from the exons ATGGATGATAGCGGGCATCGGGAGAATGGAAGGCACAAAGCAGAGCAGTATAAGTCAGCTCAGGGTCAG TGGATGATGCAGCATCAGCCATCAATGAAGCAGATAATGGCAATAATGGCTGAGAGAGATGCAGCCGTTCAAGAGAGAAACTTGGCCCTATCTGAGAAGAAGGCTGCAATAGCAGAACGAGACATGGCTTATCTACAGCGAGATGCTGCAATTGCAGAGAGGAACAATGCTCTATTGGAAAGAGACAATGCCATTGCAACTCTCCAGTATCGTGAAAACTCCCTCACAAACAACAATTTATCATGTCCACCAGGATGCCAAATCGCAAGGGGAGTGAAGCATATACACCATCCCCAGcaacaacagcagcagcagcatacACATCATCATGTGCCTCACATGAATGAAAGTACCTACAATTCGAGAGAATTGCATGCCAATGATGCTTGCCCCGTATCGTCCCAAGTTGCTTCGGAATCAACAAAGGTGCGGCGAAACAAGCGAACGAAAGAGGATAATAAGACGGTTACAGCACCAAACAAGAAGGTTTCTAAAGCTCCAAGGAAGGTCAAAAGAGAAGCTGAAGACTTGAATAAGATAATGCTGGGCAAGTCACAAGAATGGAAGGATGGAATTGGTATAGTGAGTGGCGGCGATGATCTTAACAAGCATCTGGTCGTGTCGAAGTCAGATTGGAAAGGGCAGGATCTGGGATTGAACCAGGTTGCCTTTGATGAATCCACCATGCCAGCTCCAATATGCTCATGCACAGGAGTTATAAGACAATGCTACAAATGGGGAAACGGTGGATGGCAATCTGCTTGTTGTACTACCACAGTGTCAATGTATCCATTACCAGCAGTTCCCAACAAACGCCACGCCAGAGTCGGTGGCCGGAAGATGAGCGGAAGCGCATTTAACAAGCTGCTCAGCCGCCTCACAGCTGAAGGCCATGATCTATCTGCACCAGTTGATCTTAAGAACCACTGGGCAAAGCATGGAACAAATCGTTACATCACCATCAAATAG